In Streptomyces rapamycinicus NRRL 5491, the genomic stretch TCACCCGGAAACCGGCTGCGCCTCAGCCGCCCTGGCAGTCGATGCCGGACGCCACGGCGCCACATCTCAGGCCGAGTACCGACGCGGGCTCGAGGGGTACTTCAGCGCCATCACCGAGATGGTGCTCGATTGCGCGCACCAATCCGGCGCCGAACCGACGGCGGCAGAAGCCCGTGAACAGGCAGTGGCGCTGTTCTGTCAGATGGTCGGCGCGCTGGTGGTCTCCCGCGCTGTCGCCGAGGCCGACCCCGGACTGTCCGACGAAGTCCTGACAGCCAACCGCAAACAGCTCAGGCAGAGGTAAAGCACAGGCTGGTGCGGGTCCGACGGACTGGAAACGTCTCTCCGGCCGGACGGCCTCTCGCCCACCGAGCGCCCAACGTCTGCAAGCGGCCAATAAGGGCTCAGCTGTAGCTCCTGATGCGTAGTATGTTCCGTCTGATGACCCACCGGCGTTGACGGGAACCGACGCACATACTGGGGGCACCGCATGCAAGGTGCGGAGGACCGGCTCGCGCGGCTCGACGAGCGCACCCTTCCCTTCTGGGTCGAGGCCACTGACGAGGATGACCACGCCGACTACGACTCGATGGGGCTGTTCAACCGCAGCGGGGACGCGGTGCTCCGCTCCGTCCCGCTTGGCCCGCTGCGTCAGAATCTCGCCGAGGCGGTTGACGCCTTACAAGAGGTGTTTGCTGATGTGGCGAACTGCGGAGGCACCCTGCCGCTGGCCGAGGCACAACTGTCCTTCCAGGTCACTGCGACCGGTGGCGTCCAATTCATTGGCACCGGCCAGGTGCAGGGCACGCGAGGCCTCACTCTGACCTTCAAGCGCCCGTAGGCGCCGTGCCGAGCCGGCCATGCCACAGCACCGCGCCCTGCTGATCGGGGCCAGCAACTACGACATGCGGGGAATTCACTCACTGCCCTTCATCCCCGCCGACCTCGCACGCCTCGGCGCGACCTTCCGGCACCGAGGCTTCCACGAGGTGCAGGTGCTCGCCCAACGGGAGGGTGGCAAACAGATCTCGGCCAACTTCATCGACGCCCGTGTCGCCGGA encodes the following:
- a CDS encoding Pepco domain-containing protein, which encodes MQGAEDRLARLDERTLPFWVEATDEDDHADYDSMGLFNRSGDAVLRSVPLGPLRQNLAEAVDALQEVFADVANCGGTLPLAEAQLSFQVTATGGVQFIGTGQVQGTRGLTLTFKRP